A region from the Arachis ipaensis cultivar K30076 chromosome B01, Araip1.1, whole genome shotgun sequence genome encodes:
- the LOC107611058 gene encoding uncharacterized protein LOC107611058 — protein MTENTRLQTLQAAISRLTEQSDGYIEQFAALTQRIGSLQEQFTQHLAESPRRGLSSPVFGHPRQMKVDFPRFSGAEDVSQWIYRVERFFRIYDIPKDQRLDLVAVNLEGRALAWFQMWERLKPMADWLAISTALQMQFGPSHFENSREELLKLKQSTTVNAYFESFNDLAARAYGLYDALLVDCFVGGLHPELKREVKARSPISLLQAVSLAKLFEKKFLPHTQRWHSAVAQTQQPPARPTTALAPKPLTTVSPAQPPPQNPPLLPTPPKPNTMRKLTPMEIQFRREKGICFTCDERYSPSHKCASKHCFLIQTVEEVPTDQDSAIEIPEVDQISPVLAEDRVEPFHLSYNAMAGIPARRSIRFRGLVHGRDIRVLMDGGNSDNFIHPALVRRLAVPVHHSPIFKVEMGNGALLQCEGEVRDLPVSIQDHLLLISAFVLPIASEELVLGDIWLETLDTHLVNYRKKFITFMVGAEMVTLQDTPPLLELPSDLAPDLATILRDYSVVFQVPKGLPPPRVHDHTIPLLPGTLPIKVRPYRYPHSQKAEIEQIVAEMLAEGIIQPSTSPFSSPVLLVKKKGGSWRFCTDYRALNHATIKDSFPMPTVDELLDELFGARFFSKLDLRSGYHQIRVRPGDCFKMAFRTHQGLYEWLVMPFGLTNVPATFQCLMNSIFSEVLRKFVLVFFDDILVYSADWQSHLHHLVYVLRVLKHHSLFAKLSKYSFGKTQVEYLGHVVSLEGVRVDDSKIEAIRSPLTDLLRKEGFVWSPSASDAFVTLKEALTHAPVLALPDFSKPFVLETDASGTGIGGILSQAGHPIAYFLKKLSCTAQKQSVYAREMQAILVAVAKFRHYLLGHRFVIRTDHKSLKELQAQTIQTPEQQTWLAKLLGYDFEIEYKKGSDNQGADGLSRQFFLPPRSLATFSRSYGQIFSTSTPRIYFLRWIFGLAICSTGRVFGFGRTD, from the exons ATGACAGAGAATACGCGTCTCCAGACATTGCAAGCTGCAATTTCTCGTTTAACCGAGCAATCGGATGGCTACATCGAGCAATTCGCCGCTCTCACACAAAGAATTGGTTCGTTACAGGAGCAGTTCACCCAGCACTTGGCAGAATCCCCGAGACGCGGACTATCCTCCCCTGTCTTTGGCCACCCTCGGCAGATGAAAGTGGACTTCCCTCGTTTCTCTGGCGCGGAGGATGTCTCCCAATGGATCTATCGCGTGGAACGCTTCTTCCGGATCTATGATATCCCGAAGGACCAACGATTGGATCTGGTGGCCGTCAATTTGGAGGGCCGGGCCCTTGCTTGGTTTCAGATGTGGGAGAGACTCAAACCTATGGCTGATTGGCTTGCCATCTCCACTGCCTTGCAAATGCAATTCGGGCCGTCCCATTTTGAAAACTCCCGAGAAGAGCTACTGAAATTGAAACAATCCACAACGGTGAATGCTTACTTTGAATCCTTTAACGACCTAGCCGCCCGTGCATATGGCTTATATGATGCTTTGCTTGTGGATTGCTTTGTGGGTGGTCTTCATCCGGAACTGAAACGGGAGGTGAAAGCCCGTTCACCGATCTCTTTGTTGCAAGCAGTTTCTCTTGCCAAATTGTTCGAGAAAAAGTTTCTGCCCCACACCCAACGCTGGCATTCTGCCGTTGCTCAGACACAGCAACCGCCGGCTCGACCTACCACCGCCCTAGCCCCAAAACCACTCACTACCGTTTCCCCTGCACAACCGCCGCCTCAAAACCCTCCACTGCTCCCCACCCCTCCAAAGCCTAACACAATGCGCAAATTAACCCCAATGGAGATACAGTTTCGGCGAGAAAAGGGCATCTGTTTTACCTGTGACGAGCGCTATTCCCCTTCCCACAAATGTGCTTCCAAGCACTGTTTTCTGATCCAAACTGTAGAGGAAGTCCCTACTGACCAGGACTCTGCAATTGAGATTCCTGAAGTGGACCAAATCTCGCCGGTACTAGCTGAGGATAGGGTCGAGCCCTTCCACCTTTCGTACAATGCCATGGCCGGCATCCCTGCCCGACGGTCGATTAGGTTTCGAGGTCTGGTGCATGGCAGAGACATCCGCGTACTCATGGATGGCGGCAACTCAGATAACTTCATCCACCCGGCTTTGGTTCGACGCCTGGCAGTGCCCGTTCATCATTCCCCAATATTCAAGGTTGAGATGGGTAATGGTGCTTTGCTCCAATGCGAGGGTGAGGTTCGTGATTTACCTGTTTCCATTCAGGATCATTTGCTCCTTATATCGGCTTTCGTACTTCCCATTGCTAGTGAGGAGCTGGTTTTAGGGGATATTTGGCTTGAGACACTGGACACCCATTTGGTAAATTACAGGAAAAAATTCATTACCTTCATGGTTGGGGCTGAAATGGTTACTTTGCAGG ACACCCCTCCTCTTTTGGAATTACCTTCTGATTTGGCGCCCGACTTGGCTACTATATTGCGGGATTACTCAGTTGTTTTTCAGGTTCCAAAAGGCTTGCCCCCGCCGAGAGTACATGATCACACCATTCCCTTGTTGCCCGGAACGTTGCCTATTAAGGTCCGCCCTTATCGATATCCTCATAGCCAAAAGGCTGAGATTGAGCAAATCGTCGCTGAGATGCTAGCCGAGGGCATCATACAGCCAAGCACTAGCCCCTTCTCTTCGCCCGTGCTGTTGGTGAAAAAGAAAGGCGGTTCATGGCGGTTTTGCACTGATTATCGGGCCCTCAATCATGCCACCATCAAGGATTCCTTTCCTATGCCGACGGTGGACGAATTACTCGATGAATTGTTTGGTGCTCGGTTCTTCTCTAAACTCGACCTCCGCTCGGGGTACCATCAGATTCGTGTCAGACCAGGGGATTGTTTTAAGATGGCTTTCAGGACACACCAGGGCTTATACGAATGGCTCGTTATGCCATTTGGTCTGACTAATGTCCCTGCTACCTTCCAGTGTTTGATGAATTCTATCTTTTCTGAGGTATTACGAAAATTTGTCCTCGTCTTCTTTGATGATATCCTGGTTTATAGTGCTGATTGGCAGTCTCATCTACATCATCTGGTATATGTCTTACGCGTGCTTAAGCACCATTCCCTATTTGCCAAACTCTCTAAATACTCTTTCGGAAAAACACAAGTTGAGTATCTGGGCCATGTGGTTTCACTTGAGGGGGTGAGAGTGGATGACTCAAAAATTGAAGCAATTCGTT CACCACTCACTGACTTGTTGCGCAAAGAGGGGTTTGTGTGGTCGCCTTCAGCCTCGGATGCTTTTGTGACATTGAAGGAGGCTCTAACTCATGCACCAGTCTTGGCACTTCCCGACTTCTCCAAACCTTTTGTGCTTGAGACAGATGCTTCGGGTACCGGTATTGGGGGGATTCTCAGCCAAGCTGGACATCCCATCGCTTATTTTTTGAAGAAACTTTCCTGCACGGCTCAGAAGCAATCCGTCTATGCCCGGGAAATGCAAGCAATCTTAGTAGCGGTGGCTAAGTTCCGCCACTACTTGCTGGGTCACAGGTTCGTGATACGAACGGATCACAAGAGCCTCAAGGAACTCCAAGCTCAGaccattcaaacgccagaacagcagACTTGGTTGGCCAAACTCTTGGGTTATGACTTTGAGATAGAATATAAAAAGGGTTCGGATAATCAAGGTGCCGATGGGCTGTCTCGCCAATTTTTCCTGCCACCTCGCTCACTTGCGACATTCTCACGCAGCTACGGTCAGATCTTCAGCACTTCAACCCCTCGGATTTATTTTCTGAGGTGGATCTTCGGTCTGGCAATTTGTAGCACTGGCAGGGTCTTTGGTTTTGGAAGGACCGACTGA
- the LOC107633868 gene encoding protein NEN1 has protein sequence MGPNEDRSEIVFFDVETTVPTRPGQGFAILEFGAILVCPRTLTELRNYSTLVRPADLSLISPLSERCNGITADAVAAAPTFADIADAVYDLLHGRIWAGHNILRFDCARIREAFAAINQQAPEPKGAIDSLVVLTQKFGRRAGNMKMASLATYFGLGQQTHRSLDDVRMNLEVLKYCSTVLFLESSLPDILTANSWISPNAITRSRSNGKSPIDGGSSNMNKDFVMSSSATATKEENHPILSLTRGNANGAVVDTAQSNIDKQDSFDLRTLGDEIQKSIQSDVAMDEKPTQESTEMSSSSFVSPACSSYVVLEPDEICIPSIDASLVPSLFGSRNIELQHSGFPFQLHCTSLKVRFGISTKFYDNAGRPRLNFVVDASPSLCKVLDACDSVVQKLSVDSGSSSDWRPVVIRKEGFFNYPTARLHIPTAVCGDVAFYATEIYQRESSGTVQRLLFSKFDAEELGSLFTPGTFVDAFFSLDPYDYQQNAGIKLVAKKLIIDCK, from the exons ATGGGTCCGAACGAAGACCGATCCGAAATAGTGTTCTTCGACGTCGAAACAACCGTTCCAACCCGACCCGGTCAGGGTTTTGCGATTCTTGAGTTCGGAGCCATTCTTGTGTGCCCGAGAACGTTGACGGAGCTCCGAAACTACTCCACACTGGTTCGACCCGCCGACCTCTCACTCATTTCGCCCTTGTCGGAGCGCTGCAACGGTATCACCGCTGACGCCGTCGCCGCCGCACCTACCTTCGCTGACATCGCCGACGCGGTTTACGACCTCCTCCATG GCCGGATTTGGGCGGGTCACAATATCTTAAGATTCGACTGTGCTCGGATCAGAGAGGCATTTGCTGCTATCAATCAGCAAGCACCAGAGCCAAAGGGTGCTATTGACTCTCTGGTTGTGTTAACACAAAAATTTGGAAGAAGAGCTGGTAATATGAAG ATGGCTTCTCTTGCTACATATTTCGGGCTTGGACAGCAAACACATAG GAGCTTAGATGATGTTCGAATGAATCTTGAAGTACTTAAATACTGCTCAACAGTTCTATTCTTG GAGTCTAGTCTCCCAGATATATTGACTGCAAACAGTTGGATTTCACCCAATGCTATTACCAGAAGTCGTAGTAACGGGAAATCTCCCATAGATGGAGGCTCATCAAATATGAACAAGGATTTTGTAATGTCATCATCTGCCACTGCAACCAAGGAAGAAAATCATCCAATACTTTCTCTTACAAGGGGCAATGCAAATGGAGCTGTCGTAGATACTGCACAGTCCAATATAGATAAACAAGACTCTTTCGATCTACGTACTCTTGGTGATGAAATACAAAAGTCCATTCAGTCTGATGTTGCCATGGATGAAAAACCCACACAAGAGTCAACTGAGATGTCTTCCTCATCTTTTGTGTCTCCAGCATGCAGCAGCTACGTTGTTCTAGAACCGGATGAAATATGTATTCCTTCTATTGATGCATCTCTTGTTCCATCTCTCTTTGGCAGTCGGAATATAGAATTACAGCACAGTGGTTTCCCCTTTCAGCTTCATTGCACTAGTCTGAAAGTTCGGTTTGGAATAAGCACAAAGTTTTACGATAATGCTGGTCGGCCGCGGTTAAATTTTGTAGTTGACGCATCACCGAGTTTATGTAAGGTTCTTGATGCATGTGACAGTGTTGTACAAAAGTTATCCGTGGATTCTGGAAGCAGCTCTGATTGGAGGCCAGTTGTTATTAGAAAAGAAGGCTTCTTCAACTATCCGACTGCCAGATTGCA TATACCTACAGCAGTATGTGGAGACGTTGCCTTCTATGCCACTGAGATATATCAGAGAGAATCATCTGGCACTGTGCAAAGACTCCTCTTCAGCAAGTTTGATGCCGAAGAACTGGGTTCGTTGTTCACGCCTGGGACATTTGTGGACGCATTCTTCTCCCTAGATCCATATGACTATCAGCAGAATGCAGGGATCAAACTAGTTGCCAAAAAGTTGATTATCGATTGCAAGTAA